aaaatataataatatattacgatattttgaattaagaggttgccagTGCATACTCTGTGTTCCGAagctgtaacagtaactagcttgccagggtagccgatgacaaggtctaggtggcgcgctccgtggttttttgtgtctaggtctaaaaatcatttgaggaAGGTGTCTGgaggtacagggtggccgataacgacgtctaggtagttAGCCCCGTGGTTTTTCGTGTCTAGTAatcttagtaataaaaatattacaaaaaagctgtggttgaatggtgctaaagatgcttatatttatttttacgactttaaatatgaaatactctaaacaatttaaaaaaaaggattgaaatctctaaaaaaaattaactcttaaaaaagtaaaaggttaggcgagtttgatatattccgcaacaaaattacagatagaaaagaactgagatcaatcaaacaaagtcaactttattatatttaatcgtaacgaagcaaagaacaactctcaagataattactacgtaacttgccatgcccgtttcattttgtttattggtgaacaactaaattttctttttatatatattagaacgtcatacaaacactataagtacaatgaaacgggcatggcaagttacgtagtaattatcttgagagttgttctttgcttcgttacgattaaatataataaacttgactttgtttgattgatctcagttctttactatctgtaattttgttgcggaatatatcaaactcgcctaaccttttacttttttaagatttttatactataactttgtagtattattattattagctttattgtttttatacaTACGTATTTACAAtagtttacaaaaaatatataattctCCCCGTACatccttttttctttttttatcttctttatattttcttatacATAGTGCACTGAAGCTTCCTCCTCCCTAGTCTTCCTTCTTCCTTCTTGCCTTTCTCTCCTCCTCATCCCTCATCTCCACTTCTTTCACCTTCTTTATCCTACCCTCTTCCTCTATCCATTCGTATGTCTCTCCTTCCACTATCACCTTGATGTTCCCTCTTCTCATTAGTTCACTCTTTCTCTTTGCCCACTCCATTCTTCTTTCCCTTTCTAAAATTGCCTCTCTTTTTGCCCTTCTCTCATCACGGTTCATCCACTGCTCTATTTTCACTTTGTCCTCTCCGTTAATATCTTCTCCCCTTTTCCAGACTTCCTCCATCTCTTCTCTTGACTCGAAAATAATACTCTTGGTGTCTTTGTTGTATGTGTCCTCCAGTTCCCAGTTTGTCCCTTCTAAAATTCATCCAGCCGTTCTTGTACCTTGTTCTCGTCCCAGTTTACTCCCTTGTGAATTATTACTCCTCTCTCCCATACCTTGCTTCTTCCCTCTTCCatcctttttcttttgcttgCTGATACCAACTTAACCTCACTTCTCACTTTCAATTTGCTTCCCTCTTCTGatccctttctctctttctcgcgtcTCTCCTTTTCCTCCACCTTCTTTATCTTAGCCCTCATCTCTTCAACTGCCCTTTGCATCTTCTccctttctcttctctcttctctcactTTTCCCTTCAGGATCTCCACATCCCCTTCTAGGTCCATCATTTTCCTCTCCGCCGCTTCTCTTTTTCCCCTCTCCAGTTGCATCTTCACCTTCCACTCCTTTACCTCCTCTTTTATTTCTCTTATCTTCCTCTCCACTCTTCTCTCGAAGTGAGTCATCTCCGCTATCTTTAGCTTTAGCttattcacttttttatcTCTTATCTATTTGCTGATCTCTTCTTTCTAACCTCTTTCTGCCTTTATCCGCACGTGCTTTCGCCTCTGTTCCATTcgttcctttttctttttcgtccgTTCCCTCTTTCTACTCCTTTCTTCCTTGCCGACGCTCCTAGTTTCTTTCTCCCTGCACTCCTAGGGACTATTCCTCGGAGTTCCCTAGGCGGTTTCCGCGCGCTCTTTGAAACTGCTCCCGGCATACTTTGTCTTCCTTCCCTTTCTTTATTCTTCTTTCTACTTTATTCtgttactttttctttgtttttccgTTTCCATATAATACTGTTAAGGATCCCTATTTGACTTCTTTTGCCTCCGCATATTTCTTCCCATTTATTCCCTGATATCTTCGTCTCCTCACATTTTTCCATTACGTGACTCCGtgtctcttcttctctcccgCACATCCTGCATTTTCTGTCTTCTTCTTTCATCCAGTAGTGGTTGCCTCTCGTTTCGCTTCCTAGTCTAAATCTTGCTATCTTTTCCAGTGCCCCTCTCCTCCTTTCTCCTGTCTCACGGATATGCCGCATTTTTCTAATTCGCTCCTTCTTACATCCTTCCGTCTTCCTCTCCgtatctctttttctctttcttttttcagtAAGCACCAGCATTCTCTTAGCAAGAAGTTTTCTTTAGCCTTCCTTAATTGTCCTTCGTATCTAACTTCCCTTTTTCCTGCTCTTGTTTCCAGTTTGAAGCCTTTCGTCTCCCAGTGTATAATGTGTGCTGGAGTTGTTCTCTCCAGTTTCAGAACCCATTTCATGTATCTTCTCTGTATTTTCTCCAGTTCTTCCTGCCCTTTCCAACCCCAAATCTCCGCTCCGTACTCCATTACGCTCTGAACTAGTGCGTCGAAGAGTTTCATCCTCAGCTTCCAGCTCTCTTTAAAGATTGCCTCCCCTATTCCCCATATTGTGCCTAGCACTGCGATTTCCTTTCCTTTCACTTTCTTGATTTATTGATCTTTCTTCCCGTTCTCTTTCATAGTGTAGCCTAGGTTTCTAATCCTCATGCTCACTCCCAGTCTCTGCTAAGCTGCTTTCATGTCTGCGAAGCATGCGTAAACCTTCCCACCTTTCTTCCTCAACTCTTGCTCCACTGCTTTACTCACCACATATATTGCATCACATGTAGTTTTTACATTCTCCCTTATctccttttttaaatattggtTTTACTGTCCCTTTTCTCCATTCTTCTGGTAGTCCCACGCCTTTCCATATCTTTCCCAGTATCTCCGTCAGCTCCTCTACTAGGTTCTCTTCTCCATACTTCCATGCTTCGTTCTGTATTCCATCATCTCCTGGTGCCTTTTTCTCCTTCAACTTTCTGATTATTTCCCTCACTTCCTCTacttctatctctctttcctccTCTTCTATCCCCCTTCTTGCTGGCTCTTCTATTTCCCTGATCCCCTCTCTCTGTGTTTCTCTCTCCCCTAGTTGCCCTTTAAAGTGTTCTAACCACTTCGCATCTTCTATCTCCTTATCAACCTGCTCTCTTTTCCCTCTTCTCCTCCTTTTAACCATATTCCAGAATTTTTTGCCCGATCTGTCCTCTTTCACTTCTTTTATCTCCTTCGTTAGTCcctcttcttttttgttcCTGATCATGTTCTTTAATTCTCTCTTTACCTGTGTGTACCTGTTGACCCCATCTCTTCTAATCCCTTTTTTTGCCCTCTTCATTTCTGCCCTCTTTTTTCTGCATTCTTCATCCCACCATCTTTTCTTTTCATTCTTCTTTCTCACTCCTCTTTTGGTTTGTATCGCGTTCCTTATTTTCACTTTCAATTCTCTCCATGATTTCGCTTCTCCTCCTTTCTCTAGCCAGTTCCTGTATTCTATAATGGCCTTCTCTGTCCATAACGCTCTACTAGTTTCCTCTTTTACCACCTACGCTTTTCTCTCTGTATCTATCTCTATCTCAAGCACCCCATGGTCCGATTCTATTCTATCTTTTACcttcatcctttttatctttcTCTTCCCTTCCTCATTTGCTATCCCGTAATCTATTACTGAACATCCCATTCCTCCTACGAACGTTATTTCCCCTTCCTCATCTCCTTCTATGTTACCGTTTAATATGGATAGCCCCATCTCTTTTAATCTGTCTAGCAGCTCTTCCCcttctttatttattattttatcctcATTTCTCTCCTCATCCAAACTTCCACCCTCTGTTCCTGTCCTTGCATTTAGGTCTCCGCACCAAAGTATCCTACCTCCTCCACCTGCCTTTTCTAGCATTTCCTGTATCTCTTCAtagttcttctttttctcatcCCTCATATATGTCGAGCCTATCCACCATTCCTCTCCTTTTATTTTGACCTTCCCTCCTATAAATTCTCCTGATCTCCCTTCCATCCATTCGTTGgccttatgaaaattttacatatagatatagatcTATGTATAAAAGTTACTGTGGCTGAGAGCACCCCCTGCTGCTCATGATGGTCTCTAGTCTTCATGAACAGTAGCGCATTTTTCGACCTAACGCTCTGAAGTTAGCTCGTAAGCTTGAATTCGGAATAAGGCCGTTACCGGTCACAGTCGAAAAGGAACAGGGAACAGATATACAGCTTAGATAACAGCTCGCTGTTCCTTGTATCTGTATCTGTTCCCTGTTGTGGATATAGgttgatttattttacttttatattacacacacacaaaagaagctaacaaataataaatatagtagatatatgtatgtatgtgtgcgttAGCGTGCAAAAAGTATTTgacttgaaaaattattaattttgctATACATTATTTGTATaggttgtttaaacaattttttatgcaaATCTGATGACTGATTCGTAATCAGCACACTcgaaaaccttatattacatacATGTTACGGCCCATTCAtatgttttcaaaaaagtgGTTTAAGGTGGTTAGGTCCCCTTAACTTGATCAAAGCAtacaattcgagaaaacattgGACAATAGAAATCGAGCATGAAAATGTTACACAGGCAAATGAGCGAGAAGTCAAGAGacgttttccaaatgaaaagtagccagtgaaaaaaccgaaattcaAAGTAGGAGATGAAGTACGAATGAgtaggataaaaaatatttttgaaaaaggttacacGCCAAACTGGTCTGcgaaaattttcacaataacgcgagttgtaGTAACTTACCAActcaaagattattatgataaacccgTCTCTGGCGGTTTttatgaaacaaaaattcataaaactatgtatctggaaatttatttagtagaaaaagttttaaagaaaagtggtaaacgcgtatatgttaaatggttaggATTTAGTGTCAagcataatagttggatagataaaaatgagattgtaTGAATTGTCtaggataaaaataaataagaaaacagTAACTGTGTTTCATGctgtatttattcatttttattatgtacaagtttcaacaaataaatagttttaaaaataatcaatctTTGTATTTCATTAATTTAGAAAGTActgaacttaaaagaagttccacccagatattatataaataaacttaGTTTTTTCACCGTATTTGAGAGATTATTGGAAAGTTCTTGATCTTTCAAAACAGCTGAAGTGATCTTttatgtcaaaaatatttgaaagctgtCATCGATTTCGGCCACAACCTTTGTGTCAAACCTTGTCTTGACCTCCTTGCGTGCAGTCACCATGTACTGATGATCTTTTTCTAAGCCTGTGACTTTCTTCCTAGGCAAGAACTTCCGCTCAGCAATCTTGTTGAGTGCAGATAGATCCATTCggagaaatataaaataagaatttatGTTAGTAAAAAAAGTCTCAATACTGAGAATTCAAAGAGAACTGAGAAACAGAACTTACTTATAAAGTTAGATGAGTC
The genomic region above belongs to Nasonia vitripennis strain AsymCx chromosome 1 unlocalized genomic scaffold, Nvit_psr_1.1 chr1_random0004, whole genome shotgun sequence and contains:
- the LOC116418319 gene encoding vicilin-like seed storage protein At2g18540, which gives rise to MTHFERRVERKIREIKEEVKEWKVKMQLERGKREAAERKMMDLEGDVEILKGKVREERREREKMQRAVEEMRAKIKKVEEKERREKERKGSEEGSKLKVRSEVKLVSASKRKRMEEGRSKVWERGVIIHKGVNWDENKVQERLDEF